The proteins below come from a single candidate division WOR-3 bacterium genomic window:
- a CDS encoding lysine exporter LysO family protein produces MIKSIVIILFFSLGVFVGFFDYFPETLTGFDFSTYTLYCLIFLVGVDIGADKKTFKALKRMNFKVFTAPISVILGTLGGVAIVSPLIQGVSFKESLAVGAGFGYYSLSSVFITKISGETLGIIALISNLTREIITLLFTPILIKFFGKLAPIASGGATSMDTTLPVITKFSGSEYAFISILNGFLLTALVPFFVTLILNL; encoded by the coding sequence ATGATTAAATCCATTGTAATAATCCTATTTTTCTCATTGGGTGTTTTTGTCGGCTTTTTTGACTACTTTCCGGAAACATTGACCGGCTTTGATTTCAGCACATACACACTTTATTGTCTTATTTTCCTGGTTGGGGTAGATATAGGTGCGGATAAAAAGACTTTTAAAGCCCTCAAGCGGATGAATTTCAAGGTATTTACAGCTCCAATTTCTGTAATATTAGGCACTTTAGGAGGGGTGGCGATTGTTTCACCCTTAATCCAGGGAGTCAGTTTCAAAGAATCCCTGGCAGTTGGAGCGGGTTTTGGGTATTACAGCCTATCCAGCGTTTTTATAACGAAAATTAGCGGAGAAACTCTCGGAATAATCGCGTTGATTTCAAATTTAACAAGAGAAATAATAACACTTCTTTTTACACCCATCTTGATAAAGTTTTTCGGAAAACTCGCGCCCATAGCTTCAGGAGGGGCTACATCTATGGACACTACTCTACCGGTGATAACGAAATTTTCAGGCAGTGAATACGCGTTTATCTCCATCTTGAACGGTTTTTTGCTGACAGCTCTCGTTCCGTTTTTTGTGACATTAATATTAAATCTTTGA
- a CDS encoding ABC transporter permease — MYLVFSLLGFILVLFIGVPVLKALFGTPVDSMRSSLSEKSVYFSILMTVFSAAFASLIGIIFGVPLAYILARKNFFGKRLVESLIDIPVVIPHSAAGIALLFVFGRNFLTGKLFNLIGVSFYNSIPGVIIAMLFVSIPFLVNSAREGFESVDEKLEKVARSLGASPWRTFLTISMPLASRSILAGSIMMWARGASEFGAVLILAYNVNFFGNYVRVAPILVAERFNSFGLEYAKPVTAIVILISLVVFVVLRMFTAKEKKHD, encoded by the coding sequence ATGTACCTTGTCTTTTCCCTTTTAGGGTTTATTCTGGTGCTTTTTATAGGTGTGCCGGTGTTGAAGGCTCTCTTCGGAACCCCAGTAGATTCTATGCGCAGCTCTCTTTCTGAAAAGTCTGTCTATTTCTCAATTCTGATGACCGTGTTTTCCGCAGCTTTTGCCTCCTTGATAGGAATTATATTCGGAGTTCCGCTGGCGTATATACTGGCCAGAAAAAATTTTTTTGGTAAAAGACTGGTAGAAAGCCTCATAGACATTCCGGTAGTCATACCTCATTCAGCCGCCGGAATCGCTCTTTTATTTGTGTTCGGAAGAAATTTTTTGACCGGTAAACTTTTCAACCTCATAGGCGTTTCATTTTACAACAGCATACCCGGAGTTATTATAGCTATGCTTTTTGTAAGCATACCATTTCTAGTGAATTCAGCCAGAGAGGGTTTTGAATCCGTCGACGAAAAGCTTGAAAAAGTGGCTAGGTCTCTCGGCGCTTCTCCATGGAGAACATTTTTAACGATTTCAATGCCGCTCGCATCCAGAAGCATTCTCGCGGGTTCTATTATGATGTGGGCGAGAGGAGCGAGTGAATTCGGGGCAGTACTCATCCTCGCGTACAACGTCAATTTTTTTGGGAACTATGTACGGGTCGCTCCTATACTCGTGGCAGAGAGGTTCAACTCATTTGGGCTCGAATACGCGAAACCGGTTACAGCTATTGTAATACTCATCTCCCTTGTAGTGTTTGTCGTCCTGAGAATGTTTACGGCTAAAGAGAAAAAGCATGATTAA
- a CDS encoding LysO family transporter, with translation MILLTSGIGFGFLLRNKEKTMKLINHASEATVYALLFFLGISVSQNKALVEKFFSLGLKAVILSFAGISGSVLISYIFFKIFFRENE, from the coding sequence TTGATACTCTTGACTTCAGGTATAGGTTTTGGATTTCTTCTTAGAAACAAAGAAAAAACCATGAAATTAATAAATCACGCGTCTGAAGCCACCGTTTACGCGCTCCTTTTTTTTCTGGGAATATCCGTTAGTCAGAACAAAGCCCTTGTTGAAAAATTTTTTTCCTTAGGTTTGAAGGCGGTCATACTTTCTTTTGCCGGCATTTCCGGCAGTGTTTTGATTTCATACATTTTTTTCAAAATTTTCTTCCGTGAAAACGAATGA